From Cotesia glomerata isolate CgM1 linkage group LG2, MPM_Cglom_v2.3, whole genome shotgun sequence, a single genomic window includes:
- the LOC123259170 gene encoding uncharacterized protein LOC123259170 isoform X4, with amino-acid sequence MYGKVKIDLFIATVKNSVEELKEILYQLKFSRWWNIMMSHFIINGSDNGCKHASTALNMIWQMNILNCYYICFDSEGKPFIYTFNPYSSRAPRQWKIVEEISNASYYLAIYNRQYDRDDICKGFNFNLTKYFDKTQINITISSTKLEALHNGKHTTKVLDNFFTVNITNISCANLMSELFYDTMKHPEVLWCTVIYDLWTEAYWMKRISYPTILEGLYILSSNQRYLSPLEKIHTSFEFSLILGTIIISIITYLVLLFTDLNQTCSFATFEIIRLWIGVSLNTRMNSHRIRIFFSSIP; translated from the exons atgtatggtaaagtaaaaattgatttatttatcgcAACCGTTAAAAATTCGGTAGAAGAATTAAAGGAAATCCTGTATCAACTTAAATTTTCTCGTTGGTGGAACATAATGATGTctcattttataataaatggtTCGGATAATGGCTGCAAACACGCCTCTACTGCTCTGAACATGATTTGGCAAATGAACATACTGAATTGTTACTATATATGTTTTGATTCTGAAGGAAAACCTTTTATCTATACCTTTAATCCGTATTCAAGTCGAGCTCCTCGTCAATGGAAAATAGTCGAAGAAATATCAAATGCATCATATTATCTGGCTATTTATAATCGGCAGTATGACagag ACGATATCTGCAAgggttttaattttaatttaaccaagtattttgacaaaacCCAGATAAATATTACTATCTCATCTACAAAATTGGAAGCTTTACATAATGGAAAGCACACTACCAAAGTGTTGGACAATTTTTTCACTGTCAATATTACTAATATATCATGTGCGAACCTAATGTCTGAACTCTTTTATGATACAATGAAGCATCCAGAAGTTTTATGGTGCACAGTAATCTACGATTTGTGGACTGAAGCATATTGGATGAAAAGAATTAGCTATCCTACAATCCTTGAAGGTCTATACATCTTATCAAGCAATCAAAGATACCTCTCGCCCTTAGAAAAAATTCACACATCTTTCGAGTTTTCACTTATTCTAGGAACAATCATAATTTCGATCATTACCTACTTAGTTCTTCTATTCACAGATTTGAATCAAACATGTTCATTTGCCACATTTGAAATAATTCGTTTGTGGATTGGTGTTTCATTGAATACCAGAATGAACTCTCACCGTATACGAATATTCTTCAGTTCTATAccctga
- the LOC123259170 gene encoding uncharacterized protein LOC123259170 isoform X6 yields MYGKVKIDLFIATVKNSVEELKEILYQLKFSRWWNIMMSHFIINGSDNGCKHASTALNMIWQMNILNCYYICFDSEGKPFIYTFNPYSSRAPRQWKIVEEISNASYYLAIYNRQYDRDDICKGFNFNLTKYFDKTQINITISSTKLEALHNGKHTTKVLDNFFTVNITNISCANLMSELFYDTMKHPEVLWCTVIYDLWTEAYWMKRISYPTILEDLNQTCSFATFEIIRLWIGVSLNTRMNSHRIRIFFSSIP; encoded by the exons atgtatggtaaagtaaaaattgatttatttatcgcAACCGTTAAAAATTCGGTAGAAGAATTAAAGGAAATCCTGTATCAACTTAAATTTTCTCGTTGGTGGAACATAATGATGTctcattttataataaatggtTCGGATAATGGCTGCAAACACGCCTCTACTGCTCTGAACATGATTTGGCAAATGAACATACTGAATTGTTACTATATATGTTTTGATTCTGAAGGAAAACCTTTTATCTATACCTTTAATCCGTATTCAAGTCGAGCTCCTCGTCAATGGAAAATAGTCGAAGAAATATCAAATGCATCATATTATCTGGCTATTTATAATCGGCAGTATGACagag ACGATATCTGCAAgggttttaattttaatttaaccaagtattttgacaaaacCCAGATAAATATTACTATCTCATCTACAAAATTGGAAGCTTTACATAATGGAAAGCACACTACCAAAGTGTTGGACAATTTTTTCACTGTCAATATTACTAATATATCATGTGCGAACCTAATGTCTGAACTCTTTTATGATACAATGAAGCATCCAGAAGTTTTATGGTGCACAGTAATCTACGATTTGTGGACTGAAGCATATTGGATGAAAAGAATTAGCTATCCTACAATCCTTGAAG ATTTGAATCAAACATGTTCATTTGCCACATTTGAAATAATTCGTTTGTGGATTGGTGTTTCATTGAATACCAGAATGAACTCTCACCGTATACGAATATTCTTCAGTTCTATAccctga
- the LOC123259170 gene encoding uncharacterized protein LOC123259170 isoform X5: MQEFCLLFLVFCFLVSSAMIEEKKEDNFSKLSKILVHIIKSCEKDYHAAVINNRTDESVSRHLGNLESVAVNFQDNLLVSKYDNNIIHGKGKIDLFIATVENSVGELNKILRRLKFSRWWNIMMTYFIINGSDNGCKHAFTALQMIWRMNILNCYYICFDFDGKSFIYTFNPYSSRAPDQWKIAEEISNASYYMAIYNRVYDEDDICKDFYFDRTKYVDKFLMKIGIPSRMQNLQSGLDVISAMKTVFNLSLINVHFLCNTNDHLSTFWKLANKE; encoded by the exons atgcAAGAATTTTGTCTgctgtttttagttttttgtttCTTAGTATCGTCGGCAATgatcgaagaaaaaaaagaagataatttttctaaactaTCAAAAATTCTG GTACATATTATAAAATCTTGCGAAAAAGATTATCACGCTGCCGTTATTAACAATCGGACAGATGAAAGTGTAAGTAGACACTTGGGCAACTTAGAATCAGTTGCTGTTAATtttcaagataatttattagtatcgaaatatgataataatatcatACATGGTAAAggaaaaattgacttatttatCGCAACTGTTGAAAATTCGGTTGgcgaattaaacaaaattctgCGTCGTCTTAAATTTTCTCGTTGGTGGAACATAATGATgacttattttataataaatgggTCAGATAATGGCTGCAAACACGCCTTTACTGCTTTACAAATGATTTGGCGAATGAACATACTGAATTGTTACTACATATGTTTTGATTTCGATGGAAAATCTTTTATCTATACTTTTAATCCGTATTCAAGTCGAGCTCCTGATCAATGGAAAATCGCCGAAGAAATATCAAATGCATCATATTATATGGCAATTTACAATCGAGTGTATGACGAAG ATGATATCTgcaaagatttttattttgatcgaACCAAATATGTTGACAAATTCCTGATGAAAATTGGTATTCCATCTCGGATGCAGAATCTTCAAAGTGGATTAGACGTTATTTCAGCAATGAAGACTGTTTTCAATCTTTCTCTCATTAATGtgcattttttatgtaatactAATGATCATTTAAG CACGTTTTGGAAACTtgcaaataaagaataa
- the LOC123259170 gene encoding uncharacterized protein LOC123259170 isoform X2, which translates to MQEFCLLFLVFCFLVSSAMIEEKKEENFSKLSKILVHIIKSCEKDYHAAVINNRTDESVSRHLGNLESVAVNFQDNLLVSKYDNNIIHGKGKIDLFIATVENSVGELNKILRRLKFSRWWNIMMTYFIINGSDNGCKHAFTALQMIWRMNILNCYYICFDFDGKSFIYTFNPYSSRAPDQWKIAEEISNASYYMAIYNRVYDEDDICKDFYFDRTKYVDKFLMKIGIPSRMQNLQSGLDVISAMKTVFNLSLINVHFLCNTNDHLRFVIFHSDELDILWCSYFNHKKREYDSLKSSYPTSFEGLYILSSNQKLLSPLEKIYSSFDFSLILGTIIITIITYLVILFTNSNRSYSFTTFEIIRLWIGVSLKTKIHPQSLRIFFSSIFIYFLVIQITLQGDLVDCLSKTKLRKNVNYLSDLRNNYYQKIILKNHVPLEVFDEELILKTKIKIYSKNNVTCINSVVEDPSKICVIYHNDVLLELMRNNFSKNALKSVHLSKYSISTRLRSYSTPPDWPLKNKIDNFFMSVESYGLNLKTEANNLARVMFNLQTSEYVTRFNQISLDSLSFVFFFWFAGIILSFICFFFETFDISKKYILNCICVTKKEICKCVTNILKFLKNVKSKIVLLSVYLVEQIRVPPDTTYVDQ; encoded by the exons atgcAAGAATTTTGTCTactgtttttagttttttgtttCTTAGTATCGTCGGCAATGATCGAAGAAAAAaaggaagaaaatttttctaaactaTCAAAAATTCTG GTACATATTATAAAATCTTGCGAAAAAGATTATCACGCTGCCGTTATTAACAATCGGACAGATGAAAGTGTAAGTAGACACTTGGGCAACTTAGAATCAGTTGCTGTTAATtttcaagataatttattagtatcgaaatatgataataatatcatACATGGTAAAggaaaaattgacttatttatCGCAACTGTTGAAAATTCGGTTGgcgaattaaacaaaattctgCGTCGTCTTAAATTTTCTCGTTGGTGGAACATAATGATgacttattttataataaatgggTCAGATAATGGCTGCAAACACGCCTTTACTGCTTTACAAATGATTTGGCGAATGAACATACTGAATTGTTACTACATATGTTTTGATTTCGATGGAAAATCTTTTATCTATACTTTTAATCCGTATTCAAGTCGAGCTCCTGATCAATGGAAAATCGCCGAAGAAATATCAAATGCATCATATTATATGGCAATTTACAATCGAGTGTATGACGAAG ATGATATCTgcaaagatttttattttgatcgaACCAAATATGTTGACAAATTCCTGATGAAAATTGGTATTCCATCTCGGATGCAGAATCTTCAAAGTGGATTAGACGTTATTTCAGCAATGAAGACTGTTTTCAATCTTTCTCTCATTAATGtgcattttttatgtaatactAATGATCATTTAAGGTTTGTTATTTTTCATTCGGATGAATTAGACATTTTATGGTGTTCATATTTCAATCATAAAAAACGGGAGTATGACTCACTAAAATCTAGCTATCCTACAAGCTTTGAAGgtctatatattttatcaagCAATCAAAAATTACTCTCGCccctagaaaaaatttacagttCCTTTGACTTTTCACTAATTCTAGGAACAATCATAATTACCATCATTAcctatttagtaattttatttacaaattcgAATCGAAGCTATTCATTTACGACATTTGAAATAATTCGTTTGTGGATCGGTGTTTCATTAAAAACCAAAATACATCCTCAATCTTTACGAATATTCTTTAGttctatatttatttactttttggtAATACAAATTACACTTCAAGGAGATCTCGTAGATTGCTTATCAAAAACAAAGTTACGAAAGAACGTAAATTATCTATCGGATTTacgaaataattattatcagaaAATCATCCTGAAAAATCATGTACCCTTAGAAGTTTTTGATGAAGAACTAATTCTTAAGacgaagataaaaatatatagtaaaaataatgttacGTGTATAAATAGTGTTGTTGAAGACCCATCAAAGATTTGCGTCATATATCATAATGATGTATTGTTAGAGTTaatgagaaataatttttctaaaaacgcTTTAAAAAGTGTGCATTTGtctaaatattcaataagCACTCGTCTTCGCAGTTATAGTACTCCTCCCGACTGGCCATTGAAAAACAAAATCGACAACTTTTTTATGTCTGTTGAAAGTTATGGGTTAAACTTAAAAACAGAAGCTAACAATCTTGCACGTGTTATGTTTAACTTACAAACATCTGAATATGTTACGAGGTTCAATCAAATTTCTTTAGATTCTCTGTCttttgttttcttcttttggTTTGCAGGAATAATATTAAGTTTCATCTGTTTTTTCTTCGAAACTTTTGATATatccaaaaaatatatattgaactGTATCTGTGTAACAAAGAAAGAAATATGTAAATGTGTAACCAACatactgaaatttttaaaaaacgttaAAAGCAAAATAGTATTGTTGAGCGTGTACTTGGTTGAGCAAATACGCGTGCCTCCGGATACTACATACGTAgaccagtaa
- the LOC123259170 gene encoding uncharacterized protein LOC123259170 isoform X1: MQEFCLLFLVFCFLVSSAMIEEKKEDNFSKLSKILVHIIKSCEKDYHAAVINNRTDESVSRHLGNLESVAVNFQDNLLVSKYDNNIIHGKGKIDLFIATVENSVGELNKILRRLKFSRWWNIMMTYFIINGSDNGCKHAFTALQMIWRMNILNCYYICFDFDGKSFIYTFNPYSSRAPDQWKIAEEISNASYYMAIYNRVYDEDDICKDFYFDRTKYVDKFLMKIGIPSRMQNLQSGLDVISAMKTVFNLSLINVHFLCNTNDHLRFVIFHSDELDILWCSYFNHKKREYDSLKSSYPTSFEGLYILSSNQKLLSPLEKIYSSFDFSLILGTIIITIITYLVILFTNSNRSYSFTTFEIIRLWIGVSLKTKIHPQSLRIFFSSIFIYFLVIQITLQGDLVDCLSKTKLRKNVNYLSDLRNNYYQKIILKNHVPLEVFDEELILKTKIKIYSKNNVTCINSVVEDPSKICVIYHNDVLLELMRNNFSKNALKSVHLSKYSISTRLRSYSTPPDWPLKNKIDNFFMSVESYGLNLKTEANNLARVMFNLQTSEYVTRFNQISLDSLSFVFFFWFAGIILSFICFFFETFDISKKYILNCICVTKKEICKCVTNILKFLKNVKSKIVLLSVYLVEQIRVPPDTTYVDQ; encoded by the exons atgcAAGAATTTTGTCTgctgtttttagttttttgtttCTTAGTATCGTCGGCAATgatcgaagaaaaaaaagaagataatttttctaaactaTCAAAAATTCTG GTACATATTATAAAATCTTGCGAAAAAGATTATCACGCTGCCGTTATTAACAATCGGACAGATGAAAGTGTAAGTAGACACTTGGGCAACTTAGAATCAGTTGCTGTTAATtttcaagataatttattagtatcgaaatatgataataatatcatACATGGTAAAggaaaaattgacttatttatCGCAACTGTTGAAAATTCGGTTGgcgaattaaacaaaattctgCGTCGTCTTAAATTTTCTCGTTGGTGGAACATAATGATgacttattttataataaatgggTCAGATAATGGCTGCAAACACGCCTTTACTGCTTTACAAATGATTTGGCGAATGAACATACTGAATTGTTACTACATATGTTTTGATTTCGATGGAAAATCTTTTATCTATACTTTTAATCCGTATTCAAGTCGAGCTCCTGATCAATGGAAAATCGCCGAAGAAATATCAAATGCATCATATTATATGGCAATTTACAATCGAGTGTATGACGAAG ATGATATCTgcaaagatttttattttgatcgaACCAAATATGTTGACAAATTCCTGATGAAAATTGGTATTCCATCTCGGATGCAGAATCTTCAAAGTGGATTAGACGTTATTTCAGCAATGAAGACTGTTTTCAATCTTTCTCTCATTAATGtgcattttttatgtaatactAATGATCATTTAAGGTTTGTTATTTTTCATTCGGATGAATTAGACATTTTATGGTGTTCATATTTCAATCATAAAAAACGGGAGTATGACTCACTAAAATCTAGCTATCCTACAAGCTTTGAAGgtctatatattttatcaagCAATCAAAAATTACTCTCGCccctagaaaaaatttacagttCCTTTGACTTTTCACTAATTCTAGGAACAATCATAATTACCATCATTAcctatttagtaattttatttacaaattcgAATCGAAGCTATTCATTTACGACATTTGAAATAATTCGTTTGTGGATCGGTGTTTCATTAAAAACCAAAATACATCCTCAATCTTTACGAATATTCTTTAGttctatatttatttactttttggtAATACAAATTACACTTCAAGGAGATCTCGTAGATTGCTTATCAAAAACAAAGTTACGAAAGAACGTAAATTATCTATCGGATTTacgaaataattattatcagaaAATCATCCTGAAAAATCATGTACCCTTAGAAGTTTTTGATGAAGAACTAATTCTTAAGacgaagataaaaatatatagtaaaaataatgttacGTGTATAAATAGTGTTGTTGAAGACCCATCAAAGATTTGCGTCATATATCATAATGATGTATTGTTAGAGTTaatgagaaataatttttctaaaaacgcTTTAAAAAGTGTGCATTTGtctaaatattcaataagCACTCGTCTTCGCAGTTATAGTACTCCTCCCGACTGGCCATTGAAAAACAAAATCGACAACTTTTTTATGTCTGTTGAAAGTTATGGGTTAAACTTAAAAACAGAAGCTAACAATCTTGCACGTGTTATGTTTAACTTACAAACATCTGAATATGTTACGAGGTTCAATCAAATTTCTTTAGATTCTCTGTCttttgttttcttcttttggTTTGCAGGAATAATATTAAGTTTCATCTGTTTTTTCTTCGAAACTTTTGATATatccaaaaaatatatattgaactGTATCTGTGTAACAAAGAAAGAAATATGTAAATGTGTAACCAACatactgaaatttttaaaaaacgttaAAAGCAAAATAGTATTGTTGAGCGTGTACTTGGTTGAGCAAATACGCGTGCCTCCGGATACTACATACGTAgaccagtaa
- the LOC123259170 gene encoding uncharacterized protein LOC123259170 isoform X3, protein MERISYLIIRDGVYILSNNERYSSTLEKIHISFDLSLILGTIIISIITYLVLLFANLNRTCSFSTFEIIRLWISVSLNTRMNSQPLRIFFSSIVIYFLVMHITLQGDLVDRLSKSKLRKNVDSLSDLRNNYYQKIFTVHDVSTDDFEHENIEIAKKLITTPYSYGMYVKNVIKDPSSVCIAYYNWLWSELSKDEFSENERKSLHLSKYPISTRPRGYIIPANWTLKKKFNNFLMSIDSNGMNTKTEANKFVGTISNLQTSEYVASFKPISLDSVSLFFFFWFAGITLSFICFLFETFDGFKEYILNCIGGWQWPDRLGTRFSKEWDPGSIPARTNIFQ, encoded by the coding sequence atGGAAAGAATTAGCTATCTTATAATCCGTGACGGTGTATACATCTTATCGAACAATGAAAGATATTCATCAACCTTAGAAAAAATCCATATATCCTTCGACTTATCACTAATTTTAGgaacaattattatttcgatcattacttatttagTTCTTCTATTCGCGAATTTGAATCGAACGTGTTCATTTTCCACATTTGAAATAATTCGCTTGTGGATTAGTGTTTCATTGAATACCAGAATGAACTCTCAGCCTTTAcgaatatttttcagttctATAGTTATTTACTTTTTGGTGATGCATATAACACTTCAAGGAGATCTTGTGGATCGCTTATCAAAATCAAAGTTACGAAAAAACGTTGATTCTCTATCGGACTTacgaaataattattatcagaaAATCTTTACAGTTCATGACGTAAGTACAGATGATTTTGAACacgaaaatattgaaattgcaaaaaaacttATCACTACACCATATAGTTATGGAATGTATGTGAAAAACGTTATAAAGGACCCATCAAGTGTTTGCATTGCATACTATAATTGGTTATGGTCAGAATTAAGTAAAGATGAATTTTCTGAAAACGAGCGAAAAAGTTTGCACTTATCGAAATATCCGATAAGCACTCGTCCTCGCGGTTATATAATTCCTGCTAATTggacattgaaaaaaaaatttaacaacttCCTTATGTCTATAGACAGTAATGGAATGAACACCAAAACGGAAGCTAATAAGTTTGTAGGAACTATATCTAATTTACAAACATCTGAATATGTTGCGAGCTTCAAACCAATTTCTCTAGATTCTGtatctttatttttcttcttttggtTTGCTGGAATAACACTAAGTTTCATCTGTTTTCTCTTCGAAACTTTTGATGGTTTTaaagaatatatattaaacTGTATTGGAGGTTGGCAATGGCCTGATCGGCTCGGTActcgcttttcgaaagagtgggacccgggttcgatcccagcacgcaccaatatttttcagtga
- the LOC123259170 gene encoding uncharacterized protein LOC123259170 isoform X7 has product MQEFCLLFLVFCFLVSSAMIEEKKEENFSKLSKILVHIITSYEKDYHAAVINNRTDKSVSRHLGNLESVAVNFQDNLLVSKFDNNITYGKGKIDLFIGTVENSVDELNKILRHLKFSRWWNIMMPHFIINGSDNGCKHASTALNMIWQMNILNCYYICFDSEGKPFIYTFNPYSSRAPRQWKIVEEISNASYYLAIYNRQYDRDDICKGFNFDVTKYVDKSQIKINIPSEKLEALQNGEHIIKGMTNVFSVNIT; this is encoded by the exons atgcAAGAATTTTGTCTactgtttttagttttttgtttCTTAGTATCGTCGGCAATGATCGAAGAAAAAaaggaagaaaatttttctaaactaTCAAAAATTCTG GTACATATTATAACATCTTACGAAAAAGATTATCACGCTGCTGTCATTAACAACCGGACAGATAAAAGTGTAAGTAGACACTTGGGCAACTTAGAATCAGTTGCTGTTAATtttcaagataatttattagtatcgaaatttgataataatatcaCATATGGTAAAggaaaaattgacttatttatTGGAACTGTTGAAAATTCGGTTGacgaattaaacaaaattctgCGTCATCTTAAATTTTCTCGTTGGTGGAACATAATGATGCctcattttataataaatgggTCGGATAATGGTTGCAAACACGCCTCTACTGCTCTGAACATGATTTGGCAAATGAACATACTGAATTGTTACTATATATGTTTTGATTCTGAAGGAAAACCTTTTATCTATACTTTTAATCCGTATTCAAGTCGAGCTCCTCGTCAATGGAAAATAGTCGAAGAAATATCAAATGCATCATATTATCTGGCTATTTATAATCGGCAGTATGAcagag ACGATATCTGCAAGggttttaattttgatgtaaCCAAGTATGTTGACAAAAGccagataaaaattaatatcccATCTGAAAAATTAGAAGCTTTACAGAATGGAGAGCACATTATTAAAGGGATGACGAATGTTTTCAGTGTCAATATTACTTAA